The Sphingosinicellaceae bacterium genome includes the window GAACGCCTCCGGGATCAGCACCGACAGGAAACCGGCCTCCGTCAGCGCGGCGACGAATTCGCCCGGGTAGGCGCGCTCGCGGTCCTTCTCCTGCCAGTAGGACCCGGGGAACTCGGCGCACAGCCGGCGCACCGACTCCCGGATTTCGGGAAAGCTGATCGCGGTGTTCATCGCCGGTCTTTTCGGCGCAATGCGCGGTCTTTGCTAGCGTCCCGAGTGGCGCTTCGCCAAGACGATGCCGGCGAGGTTCTGCGACCGCTTGATGCGTCGGACGCGGACCCTGACAAAGCTCGAGCGCAGGCTTTCGAACGGTGCGCGATGGGCCTCGAATTCATCGGCCCGCCATTTCACCGTGCCGTTCACCCGGTCAATGACGGTCGCCGAGTCACCGAGCAACTGCAGGTCCGTTGCGCCGAGCCGGGCCGCCACACGCAGCGCATGGTTCACCGCCAGCCACTCCGCGTCATTGTTCGAGCCGAAACGGAGATCAGATTCGAAATACGTGACGCCGAGCGCGACGACGGCAACTTCGATCCTGCCCGGGTTAGGCCGGCAACCGCCGTCAAAAAACAGCTTCATACACGGAAGATCCTCAAACTTTTTGGCTCCGCTCATCTCGGGACATCAAGGCGAGGAGCGCGTTTTCAGCCAGGTCTTTCTGCAGAAATTTGAGATCCTGCCGTATCTGCTGCCACCGCGAATTCGTCTGCACTGGCAGACCCGGTGGATGCATTATGGCCATGCCGCTGACGGATTGACGATACCGGCTCACCGTTGGCATGAGCATCCGACGTTCAAAGGAATTCGCCGCGAGCGCGCTCAATCAAACGATCATGCTGCCTCAGATCCCGAGGCGGTCCTCGTCGGTATAGACCTCGAACTTCGTCAGCGTTGCGAAACCGAACGTCGTCGTCAGGGCGACATCGGTTGCATCGCGACCGCGGGCCATCAGGATGCGACCCTTGCGCGGCCGGTTGTGCCGGGCATCGAACACATACCACCTGCCACCAAGGTACGCTTCGAACCACGCCGAGAAGTCCATGTCGCCAACGATCGCCGGCAGGTCCATGTCGCCCATGTAGCCGGTGCAGTAGCGCGCCGGGATATTCATGCAGCGGCATAGCGTTATCGCGAGATGGGCAAAGTCGCGGCAGACGCCTTCACGTTCCTGATGTGCGTCCCAGGCCGATTTGCTCGGGCGCGCCTTGGTGTAGTCGAAGCGGATGCGGTCGTGGGTGTAGTCGAGGATCGCCTGGATCCGCGCCCAACCCGGTGCCACGCCGCCGAACAAGGTCCATGCCGCGTCCGACAGCCGGTCGGTCTCGCAGTAGCGACTGCTGAGCAGGTAGACGAGTACGTCGTCCGGCAGTTCTTCTATCGGCGACTGCGTGGCACCGGGCGCGACGAGATCGGCCTCGAACGGGTCCTCGATGACGAAGCCGCAATTGATGGCGATGCCACCGGCGGGCATCGTCAGCCGGGTACAGACGTTGCCGAACCGATCGACGTAATCATACAGCGGCACGTCGGGCGTCGTCATGATCCGTTGCGCCGTACGCAAGTCGCGGTTGCGCGAGGCGTGGACGCTGAGATTGGCCAGCATCGGCACCTGCTGCTCGGCGGAGAAGGCGATGGTGAAGCCGGCACGGATCAGCATTCGTTTTCCTTGTTTAGCGAGAGCGACGCGGCCTTTGGGACGCTCGTGTACGCCATCGCTCGAACCAGCGCGATAATGCGAGTGGCGCTTCAAATCGCCCCCAAACTGACCTCGACGCAGGATCCGGAGCGTCGCCCGGGATAGAGTTTTGCGCGATGGACGGACGGTGGAGACGTCACCGATGACAATCCGCAAGCCCCGAAACAGCGGTAAAAATCCCGCCAGGGCCTGCTTGGTTGCAGATAACCCCGGGACTGTGGACGGGTTAGTGCGCGACGCAGTCCTGAGCCAACCGGTCTCGCTGTAGATTGCGCTGATAATGGCGGATTTACAGCGAAATTTGCCGCATAGGGGGCAACGCTGCTCACTAGCATCGGAAGCCAGGGTTTAATCTTAGCAAGTAAACTTGGAGTTTCGCTACGCTGCGGACAGCGGAATTACACCTGTTAACAGCGGAATGATGACCGTTAGCAGCCGAACCTCGCGCTATCCCTGGACGCGTTAAATTGACCGGTCGCAACTGATCGCGG containing:
- a CDS encoding reverse transcriptase-like protein — translated: MKLFFDGGCRPNPGRIEVAVVALGVTYFESDLRFGSNNDAEWLAVNHALRVAARLGATDLQLLGDSATVIDRVNGTVKWRADEFEAHRAPFESLRSSFVRVRVRRIKRSQNLAGIVLAKRHSGR
- a CDS encoding transglutaminase family protein, with the translated sequence MLIRAGFTIAFSAEQQVPMLANLSVHASRNRDLRTAQRIMTTPDVPLYDYVDRFGNVCTRLTMPAGGIAINCGFVIEDPFEADLVAPGATQSPIEELPDDVLVYLLSSRYCETDRLSDAAWTLFGGVAPGWARIQAILDYTHDRIRFDYTKARPSKSAWDAHQEREGVCRDFAHLAITLCRCMNIPARYCTGYMGDMDLPAIVGDMDFSAWFEAYLGGRWYVFDARHNRPRKGRILMARGRDATDVALTTTFGFATLTKFEVYTDEDRLGI